The genomic DNA CTTGTGCAGTTCCTGCTCCACCTGTTTGAGGACATGGTCCATCGCCTTGCGTTTCACCTGGGTGAAGCTCAAGACGCTGCTGCGGCGGTACTGGTCGGCGCGGCGCATCAGGTCGTCGACGGCGCCACCGCTGGCCGCGGCGGGCGTGTGCTTGCGGAGCTCCTCGGTGAGTTCGTTGGCTTTACCGAGCACCTGCAGCATCACGCCTGGTCCCTCGTAGAAGTCCATCAGGCGTTGACGGACCTCACCTTTGATGCGTTCGCTGATCTGGAGCGCCGCGCGTGACTTGGCGTTGAGCAGGGTGGTGTACGCCTTGCCGCCGCGGCTGAGGTGCTGCCTCAGGGCGGCCAGGTCCTGATGGGCTTCAGTGGGGTTGTTGCGCAGCTTCGAGACAACCTGGGAGACGAGGCGGCGGGTCTCGGCCTGCAGGTCTCCGCCGTCGGCGGCCTGCAGGACACTCTTGGTCATCTGCTCGCGGGTAAAGCCGAGATCCTTGACACGGCGCTTGAGCACCTCATCTTCGACGGTGCGGCTCACCCATTGTTGCAGGGTGTACGAGAGCAGCTGGTCGCGGCAGGCTTCCATGATGCGCTGCACGGGATACTCGAGGCTGGCGAGCCCGAAGGTGTTGAACACGTGCGCGTGATGGTCGCGGTCAGCGTAGATGGTGGCGTCGACGCCCTTGGCAAAAGGATCGGTGTCGGGGGAGAAGACGTTCAGAAACACGCGGTCAGCGACGGCGCGGTTGAGTTCCTGCTCACCGTCCGAGCCGACCCGGGTAGGCATCACGATGAAGGGCATGTCGTACGGGTAGCGCTGTGGGTTCGCCTCGTACGCGTCGGGAAACCGAACCGGACGCTCGGGATAGCGATTGTTGAGGTAGTAATGGTTGAGTTCAGACAGGGCGGTAAAGGCGTTCTTTTTATGTTTGCTCGCGAGGCCCTCATCGGCAGCGCCCATGTCAGGGCGGGGCAGCGTGAAAATGCACAGGGAGCGTTCATTGACGCCGGTGAGCTTGTGCAGGAAGAAGCCAAAGTCGCTCGCGAGTCCGCTGCCGGTGCCGCCGCAGAGGGTGCCGACGACGAAGACGCGCACCTGACCACCGTGCGCGAATTCCAGCGGGAGGTCCTCGCCGCTAGGCAGGCGGCCGCGGCGGTCACGCGCGTCGGCTTCATTGAGCTGCCGCAGGCGGTCAAGGCGTTCTTTGACCATTGAGTGGACGGCGTCGTGGTTCGGATCGAACAGGAACGCGAGCCGTCCGACCATTCGGATGTTGCCGGCGCCCGCCTCAACCTGCAGGCCGGGCAGCTTTTCGAGGGTGCCGCGGTCCCACCATTTCTTGAGGTGGATTTTGGCGTCGTACGCGTCGGGATTCTCGAGGATCTGCGCGTACTGCTGAGAGGTGATGGTGAGGTTGCGAAAGTCCCGCGCAGGCAGGTAGCGCAGTTTGCTCTGCTCACCTGCGTTGGTTTCCACACAGAGAAATTCCACCCAGGGTGCCTGGGGAAGGCTGCCGATTTCCCAGGCAATGCGCTCGGCGATGCGGTCACAAATGCGGGCGCCGGTGCTTCCGAGGCCGATGACGAGGGTTTTGGTAACGCGTTGGGCGCTTTGCACGCTTGACCTCACTTCCTGGCCGGCAGCGCGAGGGACGCGGCGCCGGCGATGATAAGAACGAACACGGACAGGGCCACGACACGCACCCAATCGGCTGGCCAGAGCCAGAAGTACCCGAGGCCACCGCTGAGAACGACGACGATCAAAAGTGCGATCAGCATCGCGGCGGCGGCGCTGCGGGTGGGATTAGCGGGTTTGAAGTTGAGCTGCGCGACGGCCATGCTCAGCAACCACCACAGCAGCAGGAATCCGGCGAGGGAAGCGTAGAACTGCCAGTCGACAAGCGCGGCGGTCAGGGCATTGAGGTACGGTTGCATAGGTCCTCCGTCAGTCCACCGTCACGACGAGCGGTAACTCCACGGTTTCCGCGCCGTACAGGGAGTTGAATTCATGGGTGGCTTCGAAACGAGCGCTCACCTGCTGCCCGGCCTTGACTTCCCGGCCGCCCGGCGCGGCTTCACCTTCGACGATCAGGCCGAACGGCGCCAGCGGGACAATCCGGATGCCCTGCCGGGTCCGTTCGAGACGCGCGACCGCGACGTTGGGCAGATCACGGACGGAGCGGGGGACGACGAGCTGACGGGCGCCGCCGTGTTCATAGTTGGGTCCCACGATCTGCGCAACCTCGTCGCCGACGTTGATCCCCTCGAGGCTGAAGCTTGGTTCGGGCTCCCAGTCGCCTTCGGTCGGCCGTATGCGCAGCTGTTGACCGCGGCGGCTGCCGAGGACTTTCCATGCGCCCCAGCCGAGCGCGGCAAGTGCGACGAGCCCCAGCAGCGCCGGGATGGGACCGGGTCCAGGCGGTGGGAAGGGCGGCTCCTGACCAAGAGGGCTGCGCTGAGTCCTGCTGAAGCGATCGTTTGCCAGAGTGGCACCACTGAACGCCCTGGGCACCACCAACACGACGTCCATTAGTCGGTCCCGGTTGCCGCTCGGCTGGATGACAGTGTAAGGCAGCTGGACC from Deinococcus depolymerans includes the following:
- a CDS encoding tubulin-like doman-containing protein, whose amino-acid sequence is MQSAQRVTKTLVIGLGSTGARICDRIAERIAWEIGSLPQAPWVEFLCVETNAGEQSKLRYLPARDFRNLTITSQQYAQILENPDAYDAKIHLKKWWDRGTLEKLPGLQVEAGAGNIRMVGRLAFLFDPNHDAVHSMVKERLDRLRQLNEADARDRRGRLPSGEDLPLEFAHGGQVRVFVVGTLCGGTGSGLASDFGFFLHKLTGVNERSLCIFTLPRPDMGAADEGLASKHKKNAFTALSELNHYYLNNRYPERPVRFPDAYEANPQRYPYDMPFIVMPTRVGSDGEQELNRAVADRVFLNVFSPDTDPFAKGVDATIYADRDHHAHVFNTFGLASLEYPVQRIMEACRDQLLSYTLQQWVSRTVEDEVLKRRVKDLGFTREQMTKSVLQAADGGDLQAETRRLVSQVVSKLRNNPTEAHQDLAALRQHLSRGGKAYTTLLNAKSRAALQISERIKGEVRQRLMDFYEGPGVMLQVLGKANELTEELRKHTPAAASGGAVDDLMRRADQYRRSSVLSFTQVKRKAMDHVLKQVEQELHKEVSARLDQLALLVMLDQPGEPGRPAEAGVLTRLNHQLRRLQSRLTNLRGRLNQEIDRLTENVSRQQGTRPQINGRVIFDTDTVDGEYRHCLEQWAMQRDYVAEWTQGRDQKARELLRAWSEMTAIADGRLPDALLAEREGLWVDSMPSSSTTKRFLPDEVLDVLENEAVEPFKRLANEDVLERWVRLPNRDDETRAVVKLARPFLNVDRALAEQGNRSPVAGRKVLLLPRGGKESHEQFARLVEAGVGNLRHDESPDGYRAVLLEETYRFPLRGAVQILSQGGIAEAINQDIPNFYTRNDVFWTGLTAAFREKLELAEELVATGVLLRLLEPRGGVLAFSWTPNAIGDTTERRLPLDFYGASSFLAREERDLQNKSLQGALQEMHNRVHAQVLSRGSDGYRAFLDQLETSLQGGGFSAIEGWDTEKIGELIERFSARDERLYEAYLGKRLPSQASREVLFRCAGSAKVGGGEYDRDGYYCRKCGGVIGHNERDAARNAWKCYVDPSHNVYA